The Panicum virgatum strain AP13 chromosome 5K, P.virgatum_v5, whole genome shotgun sequence genome has a window encoding:
- the LOC120709996 gene encoding GDSL esterase/lipase At1g28600-like, protein MGSSPSGGGGARLLFPMVVVAAAAALAGAAAPASACYARVFSFGDSLADTGNRRFVYPNGSDPVLRLPYGENFFHRATGRFSDGRIALDFVADALGLPFVRPYLSGRRAEDFARGANFAVGGATALAPEFFRDRGINTSNTVDLDVEMKWFRDMIGLLCPGGIAGCSEDVMNQSLFLVGEIGGNDYNVPLLAGVPLDDVIPFAPVVIAKISSTITELIGLGAKTLVVPGNLPIGCIPNYLFVFRSDNKGDYEAETGCIGWLNEFARYHNELLIEELERLRQLHPGVTIIYADYYGAAREVFISPQRYGIEHPLVACCGGGHPYGVGASARCGRGKYGLCHNPEKYGSWDGLHPSETLYRAIATGLLRGSYTQPPIPITANSCTHLTELGSTVEHKPL, encoded by the exons ATGGGTTCCTCTCCTTCCGGCGGGGGTGGAGCACGGCTGTTGTTcccgatggtggtggtggcagcggcggccgcgctggctggggcggcggcgccggcgtccgcGTGCTACGCGCGCGTGTTCAGCTTCGGGGACTCGCTAGCGGACACGGGCAACCGCCGCTTCGTCTACCCCAACGGCTCCGACCCCGTGCTCCGGCTCCCCTACGGCGAGAACTTCTTCCACCGCGCCACCGGCCGCTTCAGTGACGGCCGCATCGCCCTCGACTTCGTCG CGGACGCGCTGGGCCTCCCGTTCGTGCGGCCCTACCTGAGCGGGCGGCGCGCCGAGGACTTCGCGCGCGGGGCCAACTTCGCGgtgggcggcgccaccgcgctCGCCCCGGAATTCTTCCGGGACAGGGGCATAAACACGAGCAACACGGTGGACCTCGACGTGGAGATGAAGTGGTTCCGGGACATGATCGGGCTCCTCTGCCCCGGCGGCATCGCCG GATGCTCGGAGGACGTGATGAACCAGTCCCTCTTCTTGGTTGGAGAAATCGGAGGCAACGACTACAACGTGCCTCTCCTCGCAGGAGTGCCCCTAGACGACGTCATCCCTTTCGCACCGGTCGTTATTGCCAAAATCTCCTCGACAATCACC GAGCTGATTGGGCTAGGAGCCAAGACTCTGGTGGTTCCAGGAAATCTGCCCATTGGGTGCATCCCCAACTACCTGTTCGTATTCCGGAGCGACAACAAAGGAGACTATGAGGCGGAGACAGGTTGCATTGGGTGGTTGAACGAGTTCGCACGCTACCACAACGAGCTCCTGATCGAGGAGCTGGAGAGGTTGCGCCAGCTCCATCCTGGCGTGACCATCATCTATGCTGACTACTACGGAGCCGCCAGGGAGGTTTTCATTTCCCCGCAACGATACG GAATTGAGCATCCCCTGGTGGCTTGCTGTGGTGGAGGGCATCCCTACGGCGTGGGTGCAAGTGCAAGATGTGGACGAGGAAAATACGGTTTGTGTCATAATCCAGAAAAGTATGGATCATGGGACGGCTTGCATCCTTCAGAAACTTTGTACAGGGCAATTGCAACGGGCCTGTTACGAGGCTCATACACGCAGCCTCCAATTCCTATCACCGCCAATTCATGTACACATCTTACTGAGCTCGGCTCAACTGTCGAACACAAACCACTGTAG